One part of the Deinococcus betulae genome encodes these proteins:
- a CDS encoding transglycosylase domain-containing protein, whose protein sequence is MRFFNGLAALLLAGAAGAGGLWYAWGRDLPSVSELDVLEFSGQTRVYDRAGTLVGTLTPSLSSGGSVNRDLLKAPQISPWLQKAVVTSEDRRFYQHGGVDALGIARGLLKGLLQNDLEGGSSITQQVVKNTLLDDLEGARTAERKFKEAVLAYQVERNFDKAQILNAYLNVIYWGDGGSRDILGAGGAAHAYFGKSAAELNLAESVYLATIIPAPNRRYKDFAAYRPLMKNLMARMVEDGQVSQAEADAAWTTPIYPAGWRIGWNNDGTLRSAVLERPERLDENLKRLEGGGRYANFSYLQAVEKELTPLIGRKALYGGGRIYTGMSAQAQAAAETASQNARLPDGATLGLALVRPDSGEVLALVGQKLTGGRPSDWNNALQARRQVGSSVKPLLYTLALEKGWKQSDTVLDAPIRGDYQPMNYNRRWTGRYVTLRYSLDHSLNLPTVRMAQELGIGTFEAKLRELNLTPPANAGLPLSIGTLEASPLQMAAAYATFANGGLYFTPTLVRKVEDARGKVLYTRPAPVAKRVWDARTAWLGLDMLRGVVNDLSVPQGGLATRALIPGWPVGGKTGTTNDVKDLWFAGVTPTVAGAVWVGRQEGGALPGWATSGDVPTPVWQQAVAGALQGQPVASFREPQGIEYRVVRQVNMAFRAGEGDSAPTARDGSGSGGGFFTRRRAPEPEAQPVPVPASVPEPSEPVVPDPVPALPPEPEEVTPEPLPSQEPVPAEESPPAEPVTDDPAPEPVPEPQPEPLPLPDPGTVPTPDPEPVTPEPTFEDEVVVPDPPEPLPPAATDDLLNELEPLD, encoded by the coding sequence ATGAGGTTCTTCAATGGACTGGCGGCGCTGCTGCTGGCCGGTGCGGCGGGCGCCGGGGGGCTGTGGTACGCCTGGGGCCGCGACCTGCCCAGCGTGTCCGAACTGGACGTGCTGGAATTCAGCGGCCAGACGCGCGTGTATGACCGGGCCGGCACCCTGGTCGGCACCCTGACCCCCAGTCTCAGCAGTGGGGGCAGCGTGAACCGCGACCTGCTCAAGGCCCCGCAAATCAGCCCCTGGCTGCAAAAGGCGGTCGTGACGAGTGAGGACCGCCGCTTTTATCAGCACGGCGGCGTGGACGCCCTCGGGATTGCGCGCGGTCTTCTCAAGGGCCTGCTGCAAAATGACCTGGAAGGTGGCAGCTCCATTACCCAGCAGGTCGTTAAAAACACTCTGCTGGACGACCTGGAAGGTGCCCGCACCGCCGAACGCAAGTTCAAGGAAGCCGTGCTGGCCTATCAGGTCGAGCGCAACTTTGATAAGGCGCAGATTCTCAACGCCTACCTGAACGTCATCTACTGGGGTGATGGAGGTAGCCGCGACATTCTGGGCGCCGGGGGCGCGGCCCACGCCTACTTTGGCAAAAGTGCCGCCGAACTGAACCTGGCCGAGAGCGTTTATCTGGCGACCATCATTCCGGCGCCCAACCGGCGCTACAAGGACTTTGCGGCCTACCGCCCTCTGATGAAAAACCTGATGGCGCGCATGGTGGAAGACGGCCAGGTGTCGCAGGCCGAGGCCGACGCGGCCTGGACCACGCCGATCTACCCGGCAGGCTGGCGCATCGGCTGGAACAATGACGGCACGCTGCGCTCGGCGGTGCTGGAACGCCCAGAGCGACTGGACGAAAACCTCAAGCGGCTGGAGGGCGGCGGGCGCTACGCCAACTTCTCCTATCTGCAAGCCGTGGAAAAGGAACTGACGCCCCTGATTGGCCGCAAGGCGCTGTACGGCGGCGGTCGGATCTACACCGGCATGAGCGCGCAGGCCCAGGCCGCCGCCGAGACCGCCAGTCAGAATGCCCGCCTGCCCGACGGCGCGACCCTGGGGCTGGCCCTGGTGCGCCCCGACAGCGGCGAGGTGCTGGCACTGGTGGGCCAGAAGCTTACGGGTGGCCGCCCCAGCGACTGGAACAATGCCCTTCAGGCGCGCCGCCAGGTGGGCAGCAGTGTGAAGCCCCTGCTATATACCCTGGCCCTGGAAAAAGGCTGGAAGCAGAGCGACACCGTGCTGGACGCGCCTATTCGCGGCGACTACCAGCCCATGAATTACAACCGCCGCTGGACTGGCCGGTATGTCACGCTGCGGTACTCTCTAGACCACAGCCTGAACCTGCCGACCGTGCGCATGGCGCAGGAACTGGGCATCGGCACCTTCGAGGCCAAGCTGCGTGAACTGAACCTGACGCCCCCGGCCAACGCGGGGCTGCCCCTGAGCATCGGCACCCTGGAAGCCAGTCCGCTGCAAATGGCCGCCGCCTACGCCACCTTCGCCAACGGCGGGCTGTATTTCACGCCGACGCTGGTGCGCAAGGTCGAGGACGCGCGCGGCAAGGTGCTGTACACCCGCCCCGCCCCTGTGGCCAAGCGGGTCTGGGACGCCCGCACCGCCTGGCTGGGTCTGGACATGCTGCGCGGCGTCGTGAATGACCTGAGCGTCCCGCAGGGCGGCCTGGCCACCCGCGCCCTGATTCCGGGCTGGCCCGTGGGGGGCAAGACCGGCACCACCAACGATGTCAAGGACCTGTGGTTTGCGGGCGTGACCCCCACGGTGGCGGGCGCCGTGTGGGTGGGCCGGCAGGAAGGCGGCGCCCTACCCGGCTGGGCCACCAGCGGCGACGTGCCCACGCCGGTCTGGCAGCAGGCGGTGGCGGGCGCCTTGCAGGGCCAGCCGGTCGCCAGTTTCCGCGAGCCGCAGGGCATCGAATACCGCGTGGTGCGGCAGGTCAACATGGCGTTCCGTGCGGGCGAGGGCGACAGCGCCCCCACCGCCCGCGACGGCAGCGGCAGTGGGGGCGGTTTCTTTACCCGGCGCCGCGCCCCCGAGCCAGAGGCGCAGCCGGTGCCCGTCCCCGCGTCTGTCCCCGAGCCGTCAGAGCCAGTTGTGCCTGACCCGGTGCCCGCCCTGCCCCCCGAGCCTGAGGAGGTGACCCCCGAGCCGCTGCCTAGCCAGGAGCCAGTGCCTGCCGAAGAGTCGCCGCCTGCCGAGCCGGTGACTGATGACCCCGCGCCCGAGCCTGTCCCTGAGCCGCAACCAGAACCGCTGCCCCTGCCCGACCCCGGAACGGTCCCCACCCCTGACCCGGAGCCGGTGACGCCCGAACCGACCTTCGAGGATGAGGTGGTCGTGCCTGATCCCCCCGAGCCGCTGCCTCCCGCCGCCACCGATGACCTCCTCAACGAATTGGAGCCGCTGGATTAG
- a CDS encoding DMT family transporter: MSARARGALLLILVTCLWGSTFAVVKTLGESLSAPVLIAWRFSIAALALLPLLLWRPARAAPPAGPGSPLWRDGLLLGAWLIAGYGTQTVALQTTSANRAAFFTALSVVLVPLWLAVVQRRRLPLTLWAALPLAVAGLALLSWEGGALVVGDAWALACAVTYAGFIVALEGTAHRHAALPFTAAQVLSVTGLAWLWALLASPGELWPPASTWGPLLYLGVAATAVTTLLQTVGQRHVSAAEASLIYALEPVTASAFSYVLLREQIGARGALGGAFVVVATVLSQRAASNPRPETPAVQAENA, from the coding sequence ATGTCTGCCCGTGCGCGCGGCGCCCTGCTGCTAATTCTCGTGACCTGTCTGTGGGGCAGCACGTTCGCCGTGGTCAAGACCCTGGGCGAAAGCCTGAGCGCCCCGGTTCTGATTGCCTGGCGCTTTTCGATTGCGGCGCTGGCGCTGTTGCCACTGCTGCTGTGGCGCCCAGCCCGCGCAGCGCCCCCGGCTGGACCGGGCAGCCCGCTGTGGCGCGACGGGCTGCTGCTGGGTGCCTGGCTGATTGCCGGCTACGGCACCCAGACGGTGGCGCTGCAAACCACCAGCGCCAACCGAGCCGCCTTTTTCACGGCCCTGAGCGTGGTGCTGGTGCCGCTGTGGCTGGCCGTGGTGCAGCGCCGCCGCCTGCCGCTGACCCTGTGGGCGGCGCTGCCGCTGGCCGTGGCGGGCCTGGCCCTGCTGTCCTGGGAAGGCGGCGCGCTGGTGGTGGGCGACGCCTGGGCACTGGCCTGCGCCGTGACCTACGCCGGGTTCATCGTGGCGCTGGAAGGCACGGCGCACCGGCACGCCGCGCTGCCCTTTACCGCCGCGCAGGTGCTGAGTGTCACTGGGCTGGCGTGGCTCTGGGCGCTGCTGGCCAGCCCCGGTGAACTGTGGCCGCCCGCCTCTACCTGGGGGCCGCTGCTGTACCTGGGCGTGGCCGCGACGGCCGTGACCACCCTGCTGCAAACTGTGGGCCAGCGCCACGTCAGCGCCGCCGAGGCCAGTCTGATTTACGCCCTGGAGCCAGTGACCGCCAGTGCTTTTAGCTATGTGCTACTGCGTGAACAGATCGGCGCGCGCGGCGCGCTGGGCGGCGCCTTCGTGGTGGTCGCAACGGTCCTGAGCCAGCGTGCAGCGAGTAACCCGCGCCCCGAAACGCCTGCTGTGCAAGCCGAGAATGCGTAG
- a CDS encoding response regulator — translation MIRVLLVDDHALFRQGLRSLLESEGMRVIGEAANGREAIRYAADTHPDVILMDIQMPELDGVKATQSILEIDPNSRVIMITMYRQDRYVFEAVKAGARGYVLKDADATTLLDVIKRVAAGEALLDADMAQNVLDDFRDKREELPSEKHADLNERETMILKLLAQGFSNQDIALRLDISEKTVRNRLSEIFTKLQLNNRTQAALYAIREGIANLD, via the coding sequence ATGATTCGCGTTTTGCTGGTGGATGACCACGCGCTGTTCCGGCAGGGCCTTCGCAGCCTGCTGGAATCCGAGGGCATGCGGGTCATCGGAGAGGCGGCCAACGGCCGGGAGGCGATTCGGTACGCGGCCGATACCCACCCGGACGTGATTCTCATGGACATCCAGATGCCCGAGCTGGACGGCGTCAAGGCCACCCAGAGCATCCTGGAAATCGACCCGAATTCGCGGGTCATCATGATCACCATGTACCGTCAGGACCGCTACGTCTTTGAAGCGGTGAAGGCCGGAGCCCGCGGCTATGTCCTGAAAGACGCTGACGCCACCACCCTGCTGGACGTGATTAAGCGGGTAGCGGCGGGTGAAGCGCTGCTGGACGCCGATATGGCCCAGAACGTGCTGGACGATTTCCGCGATAAGCGCGAGGAACTGCCCAGCGAGAAGCACGCCGACCTCAACGAACGCGAAACTATGATTCTCAAGCTGCTGGCCCAGGGCTTTTCCAACCAGGACATCGCCCTGCGGCTGGATATCAGCGAGAAGACCGTGCGCAACCGCCTCTCTGAAATTTTTACCAAATTGCAGCTGAACAACCGCACCCAGGCGGCGCTGTACGCCATCCGTGAGGGCATCGCCAACCTTGACTAG
- a CDS encoding serine hydrolase, translated as MTADLVTAFRTRLTEAGFKGEVGLRVCTLDGTELAAWQAGLVFPAASTIKVPLLILALQEAQAGRLDLAARVTLRAADQVPGAGVLHELAPGLALTWQDVLTLMIVVSDNTATNLVIERLGLEWVGAQLPLLGFPGTRLVGKLQVPPEQRTPAQQRGERNITTAHDQTEGLRALVAGERLDAAHTALALDILGRQQLLDILGRRVPCGPDGERLYRVASKSGELNGVHHDVGVLFTPRPLLVALLSQGGTDPREHPENRDVVTLADALWPLVAMLGEVPVSGDI; from the coding sequence ATGACCGCTGATCTGGTCACCGCCTTTCGCACCCGGCTGACTGAGGCCGGTTTTAAAGGTGAGGTGGGGCTGCGCGTCTGCACACTGGACGGCACCGAACTGGCCGCGTGGCAGGCCGGGCTGGTGTTTCCGGCCGCCAGTACCATCAAGGTGCCGCTGCTGATCCTGGCCCTTCAAGAGGCGCAGGCCGGCCGGCTAGACCTGGCGGCGCGGGTAACACTCAGGGCCGCCGATCAGGTGCCGGGCGCAGGCGTGCTGCATGAGCTGGCACCCGGCCTGGCCCTGACCTGGCAGGACGTGCTGACCCTGATGATTGTGGTCAGCGATAACACGGCGACCAATCTGGTGATTGAGCGGCTGGGGCTTGAATGGGTTGGCGCCCAGCTGCCTCTCCTCGGCTTCCCCGGCACCCGTCTGGTCGGGAAGTTGCAGGTGCCCCCCGAACAGCGCACCCCCGCCCAGCAGCGCGGCGAACGCAATATCACGACCGCCCACGACCAGACCGAGGGGCTGCGCGCCCTGGTGGCCGGTGAGCGGCTGGACGCAGCGCATACCGCCCTGGCGCTGGACATCCTGGGCCGGCAGCAACTGCTCGACATTCTGGGGCGTCGCGTCCCCTGCGGCCCAGACGGTGAACGGTTGTACCGGGTGGCCAGCAAGAGTGGTGAGTTGAACGGCGTGCACCACGATGTCGGGGTGCTGTTTACGCCGCGTCCCTTGCTGGTGGCGCTGCTGTCGCAGGGCGGCACGGACCCGCGCGAACATCCCGAAAACCGTGACGTAGTGACCCTGGCCGACGCGCTCTGGCCACTCGTGGCCATGCTGGGAGAGGTGCCCGTTTCAGGGGACATTTAA
- a CDS encoding c-type cytochrome, whose amino-acid sequence MERNDAVMPWVAIVCAAIMWIILLFLFNKETAPEPVAVDPAVVASISKTWPTEGKAAFATCAGCHGAEGQGGVGPALANNADIVNDPVYVYNIITKGKGQMPAQTQLNEEQVYAVANYVLHSFGNNIEEPLTPATVAEGQSKIDPAVLKNRSRFVPEDLKLPEIFLATFVMVLLTYGLIGLYSVWAEGLELHPGIHKVRATPLATLGILTTLSLTVVFSVLFVRQMVTDFAGWGAKEPVMPNVTAEGFYAAMILLMLAASIGLYKKFFMDGEVLVEDASGEFPW is encoded by the coding sequence GTGGAAAGAAACGACGCTGTCATGCCCTGGGTCGCCATCGTGTGTGCGGCCATCATGTGGATTATTCTGCTGTTCCTCTTTAACAAGGAAACGGCGCCCGAGCCCGTGGCGGTTGACCCGGCTGTCGTCGCCAGCATCAGCAAGACCTGGCCGACGGAGGGCAAGGCTGCCTTTGCTACCTGCGCCGGCTGTCACGGCGCAGAGGGTCAGGGGGGCGTGGGTCCAGCGCTGGCCAATAACGCGGACATCGTGAATGACCCCGTATACGTCTACAACATCATCACGAAGGGCAAAGGGCAGATGCCGGCTCAGACCCAGCTCAACGAAGAGCAGGTCTATGCGGTGGCCAACTACGTGCTGCACTCGTTTGGCAACAACATCGAAGAGCCCCTGACCCCGGCCACGGTGGCTGAGGGGCAGAGCAAGATCGACCCGGCCGTCCTGAAAAACCGCAGCCGCTTTGTGCCCGAAGACCTCAAACTTCCCGAAATTTTCCTGGCGACGTTTGTGATGGTTCTGCTGACTTACGGCCTGATCGGGCTGTACAGCGTGTGGGCTGAAGGCCTGGAACTGCACCCTGGGATTCACAAGGTGCGCGCCACGCCACTGGCCACCCTGGGCATCTTGACCACCCTGAGCTTGACTGTGGTGTTCAGCGTGCTGTTTGTCCGCCAGATGGTCACTGACTTTGCGGGCTGGGGGGCCAAAGAGCCTGTTATGCCCAATGTGACGGCCGAAGGCTTCTACGCGGCCATGATTCTGCTCATGCTGGCCGCCAGCATCGGGCTGTACAAGAAGTTCTTCATGGACGGCGAGGTTCTCGTCGAAGACGCCAGCGGCGAGTTCCCCTGGTAA
- a CDS encoding ubiquinol-cytochrome c reductase iron-sulfur subunit, translated as MTRYKKQDPELTRRKFINAAMGGAAAVGTISLVSALGSAKPALRLTADKAPPRKGDVLVHAEAAKEGQPIRPSEVTERGVPAWPMSADGVIRKGEPNNQLAVYRFERSRFQEPAEQEPRVVLKLDGITADGVIAYSNKCTHAGCPVPNDEKDLSKLFCGCHSGQYDLLQGCKKIGGPPPRSMPQLPITLENDRLVVTETFVTAPFGFLNEQDWETYLQQVEEILG; from the coding sequence ATGACGCGTTACAAGAAGCAAGACCCGGAATTGACTCGCCGCAAGTTCATCAACGCGGCCATGGGCGGCGCAGCGGCGGTGGGCACCATCAGCCTGGTCAGTGCGCTGGGCAGTGCCAAGCCAGCCCTCCGTCTTACGGCAGACAAAGCGCCACCTCGAAAGGGTGATGTTTTGGTGCACGCTGAAGCCGCTAAGGAAGGGCAGCCTATTCGCCCCTCGGAAGTCACTGAGCGCGGAGTCCCAGCCTGGCCTATGTCTGCAGATGGGGTCATTCGCAAAGGCGAACCCAATAACCAACTCGCGGTTTACCGTTTTGAGAGAAGCCGTTTTCAAGAGCCTGCAGAGCAGGAACCGCGTGTGGTTCTGAAACTGGACGGCATTACTGCAGACGGCGTCATCGCTTATTCCAATAAGTGCACCCATGCGGGTTGCCCTGTGCCTAACGACGAAAAAGACCTCAGCAAGTTGTTCTGCGGGTGTCACTCTGGCCAATATGACCTTCTACAAGGTTGTAAGAAGATAGGCGGTCCGCCTCCGCGCTCTATGCCACAGTTACCCATCACGCTTGAAAATGACCGCTTGGTTGTAACTGAAACGTTTGTCACTGCTCCCTTTGGGTTTCTCAACGAGCAGGATTGGGAGACATACCTTCAGCAGGTAGAGGAGATTCTCGGATGA
- a CDS encoding cytochrome b produces MNQWLDDRLHISRLNDKFLRKAFPVHHSFFLGEITLFSLIVLIITGILLALSYEPSNSLVINSFDPGSATKPNLVPAAYHSALKINAMPFGDMLRRVHHWMANIMVAAAVIHMMRVYFTGAFKKPREINWWIGMLLLIFAALTAVTGYILPYDNYAYNTVSVIYAIVKSVPWVGDWAAQAAFAGRFPGDGIIPRIYGYHIMLLPGILLALTGAHMLIMIKQKHTQPQYAKRLAYKKIVGVPLSTQQTPIMLLLALLFTGLVMLFAAFIPVHPVEFFGPPSPQPISSIKPDWYLLWVFGALAIIPGFELEVLGGVISAEFVGAMVLPGLIIGLMFAVPMLDRSKDNQYYAENPTNHPVRLAAGIAFMAMMIVLSVAGYKIELVQSGILTSANANAVLWILTFLVPAVSYFGTLGIVRGIRALREADERETLAHAHADD; encoded by the coding sequence ATGAACCAGTGGCTTGATGACCGCCTGCACATCTCGCGCCTGAACGATAAGTTCCTGCGCAAAGCGTTTCCTGTTCATCATTCGTTCTTCCTGGGTGAGATTACGCTGTTCAGTCTGATCGTGCTGATTATCACTGGCATCCTGCTGGCGCTGAGCTACGAGCCCAGCAACTCGCTGGTAATCAACTCTTTTGATCCCGGTTCGGCGACCAAGCCGAATCTGGTGCCAGCGGCCTACCATTCGGCGCTCAAGATTAACGCCATGCCCTTCGGTGACATGCTCAGGCGTGTGCATCACTGGATGGCCAATATCATGGTGGCGGCGGCCGTTATCCACATGATGCGCGTGTACTTCACGGGCGCATTCAAGAAACCTCGTGAAATCAACTGGTGGATCGGCATGTTGCTGCTGATTTTTGCCGCGCTGACCGCCGTGACCGGCTACATTCTGCCCTACGACAACTACGCCTACAACACGGTCAGCGTGATTTACGCCATCGTGAAGTCTGTGCCCTGGGTCGGCGACTGGGCCGCGCAGGCTGCCTTTGCGGGTCGTTTCCCCGGCGACGGCATCATTCCGCGAATCTACGGCTACCACATCATGCTGCTGCCCGGCATTCTGCTCGCCCTGACCGGCGCCCACATGCTGATCATGATCAAGCAGAAGCACACCCAGCCGCAGTACGCCAAGCGCCTGGCCTACAAGAAGATCGTGGGTGTGCCGCTCTCTACGCAGCAGACGCCTATCATGCTCCTGTTGGCCCTGCTGTTCACCGGCCTCGTGATGCTGTTTGCGGCCTTTATTCCCGTTCACCCGGTCGAGTTCTTTGGTCCGCCCAGCCCTCAGCCCATTAGCAGCATCAAGCCGGACTGGTATCTCCTCTGGGTTTTCGGTGCCTTGGCGATTATCCCCGGCTTTGAACTGGAAGTGCTGGGCGGTGTGATCAGCGCCGAGTTTGTCGGTGCCATGGTGCTGCCTGGTCTGATCATCGGCCTGATGTTTGCGGTGCCGATGCTGGACCGCAGCAAGGATAACCAGTACTACGCCGAGAACCCCACCAATCATCCTGTGCGTCTGGCAGCGGGCATAGCCTTTATGGCCATGATGATTGTGCTGTCGGTCGCTGGCTACAAGATTGAGCTGGTGCAGAGCGGGATCTTGACCTCCGCGAATGCCAATGCAGTGCTCTGGATTCTGACGTTCCTGGTTCCGGCCGTTAGCTACTTCGGGACGCTGGGCATCGTGC